Genomic segment of Streptomyces alboniger:
CGGGCAACAACCAGAAGAACTTCGACAAGAAGAAGTTCGACACCCGCCTGTGGGACCCGGTGAAGGGGACCATCAAGAAGATCCCGACGCCCACCGACCTGTTCTGCACGGGCCACACCCAGCTGGGCAACGGCAATCTGCTCATCGCGGGCGGCACCCAGCGCTACGAGAAGCTGAAGGGCGACATCACCAAGGCCGGCGGCCTGATGATCGTCCACAACGAGGACCCGGACGAGCCGAAGACGATCCCGGCGGGCACGAAGTTCACGGGCAAGAAGAACGGCAAGACGTTCGTCTCCCAGGACAGCGTCCTGGTGGAGAAGGCGAAGAAGGTCTTCGACAAGCAGACCGGCCGGTTCCTGCGCACCGAGCCGGGCCTCGGCCGTGTCTACGTGGAGGCGGCCGAGAGCGGCGCCAAGTACGAGACGGGCACCCAGGACAACTACCGCGTCCAGGGCCTGAAGGGCTCCGACACCCGCAACGTCTACGGCATGGCGCAGAAGCTCGCCCTGGACAAGAAGGACTTCCAGGGGATCAAGGACAGCTTCGAGTTCGACCCGGTCGCCGAGCGGTACATCAAGGTCGACCCGATGAACGAGGCGCGCTGGTACCCCACGCTGACCACGCTCACCGACGGCAGGATCCTCTCCACCTCGGGCCTCGACGAGATCGGCCAGCTGGTGCCGGGCAAGAACGAGGTGTACGACCCGAAGACGAAGAAGTGGACGTACACGAAGGGGATCCGCCAGTTCCCGACGTATCCGGCGATCTTCCAGATGGCCGACGGCAAGCTCTTCTACTCAGGTTCGAACGCGGGCTACGGCCCCGACGACGTGGGCCGCAAGCCCGGCATCTGGGATCTGAGGACCAACAAGTGGCAGGGCATCCCGGGCCTGAGCGACCAGAAGCTCCTGGAGACGTCCGGCACGGTCGAGCTGCCGCCCGCCCAGGACCAGAAGTACATGGTGGTCGGCGGCGGCGGGGTCGGCGAGTCCAAGCAGTCCAGCGAGAAGACCCGCATCGTCGACCTGAAGGCGGACGAGCCGAGGTTCGTCGACGGCCCCCCGCTGGAGAAGGGCACCCGCTACCCGCAGATCTCGACGCTGCCGGACGACACCGTGCTGATCTCCGGCGGCTCCGAGGACTACCGCGGGCGCAGCGACTCCAACATCCACCAGGCGCGGATCTACGACGCCAAGACGGGCGACATGCGGCGGGTGGCCGACCCCGAGGTGGGCCGCAACTACCACTCCGGTTCGATCCTGCTGCCCGACGGCCGCGTGATGTTCTTCGGCTCCGACTCGCTCTACGCCGACAAGGCCAACACCAAGCCGGGCGAGTTCGAGCAGCGCATCGAGATCTACACGCCGCCGTACCTCTTCCACGGCTCGCGGCCGACGCTCGGCAAGGGCCCGAAGACCATCGAGCGGGGCGAGTCGGGGGCCTTCCCGACCAAGCACTCCTCGGCCATCAAGACGGCCCGCCTCATCCGGCCGAGCGCGTCCACGCACGTCACGGACATCGACCAGACGTCGATCGCGCTCGACCTGAAGAAGGAGAAGGGTTCCGTCACCGTGACGGTCCCGAAGAACCGGAGCCTGGTCGAGTCGGGGTGGTACATGCTCTTCGTCACGGACGACCAGGGCACCCCCAGCGAGGCCCGCTGGGTCCACGTGCCGTAGGGACAGCCCCGTAAGGGGCGTCCGGCTACCCCGCGTTCTTGCTACTCCGCGTTCTTGCTACTCCGCGTTCCTGGCGAGGCC
This window contains:
- a CDS encoding kelch motif-containing protein, coding for MNDRSSRRRARRIAIGAAVVLALAGMNGPWLWRVGSEKYHDYKINRPEYKADNGHWQVIDFPEEYRQNTIHAALLHTGKVLLVAGSGNNQKNFDKKKFDTRLWDPVKGTIKKIPTPTDLFCTGHTQLGNGNLLIAGGTQRYEKLKGDITKAGGLMIVHNEDPDEPKTIPAGTKFTGKKNGKTFVSQDSVLVEKAKKVFDKQTGRFLRTEPGLGRVYVEAAESGAKYETGTQDNYRVQGLKGSDTRNVYGMAQKLALDKKDFQGIKDSFEFDPVAERYIKVDPMNEARWYPTLTTLTDGRILSTSGLDEIGQLVPGKNEVYDPKTKKWTYTKGIRQFPTYPAIFQMADGKLFYSGSNAGYGPDDVGRKPGIWDLRTNKWQGIPGLSDQKLLETSGTVELPPAQDQKYMVVGGGGVGESKQSSEKTRIVDLKADEPRFVDGPPLEKGTRYPQISTLPDDTVLISGGSEDYRGRSDSNIHQARIYDAKTGDMRRVADPEVGRNYHSGSILLPDGRVMFFGSDSLYADKANTKPGEFEQRIEIYTPPYLFHGSRPTLGKGPKTIERGESGAFPTKHSSAIKTARLIRPSASTHVTDIDQTSIALDLKKEKGSVTVTVPKNRSLVESGWYMLFVTDDQGTPSEARWVHVP